Below is a genomic region from Pseudarthrobacter sulfonivorans.
CATGGACATCCAGGCCGATACCCGTGCGCGGCAGGATCATCTTGGCTTCACTCATGCCTAACCCTCCACCCAGCGGATGCCCAGCGGGCCTTCCAGCAGCCCCTCGGCAATGATCAGGTCCAGTGGCGTGGTGATTTTTAATGACTGTGTAGAGCCATGGACGGCGTGCACGGGAACTCCCAGGAGTTCCACCAGCATGGCGTCGTCGGTGACCGCGGCAGCCTGTTTCTCGTCAAAGTCCGCCGCTGCCTGATGGGCCTGGATCAGTGTGGACAGGCGGAACCCTTGGGGCGTCTGGACCGAACGGAGCTCCTCCCGCGGCGCGGTCCCGGTCACGAGTTCCGGGGCGATGCTGCTGTCGTCACCGGTCGTGGGGGTAACCATCTTCACCGTATCCACCACCGGTACGGCAGGAATCACTGCAACGGCGCCGGCAGCCAGGGAATCGACGACACGGTGGAAAACATACTCGGGCGTCAGCGCCCTGGCGGCGTCGTGGACCAGCACAGCTTCGGTGCCGTCCAGCAAGGCCGCCAACGCTGACCGCACGGAAGCGGCACGGGTGGCACCGCCGTCGACCGTTGTCAGCACGGGAAGCGGGTTCTCCTGGTTGTCATCGTGCCCCGCCCGGAGTTCCTCGGCGAAGGCCGCGCACAATTCCTGCAGGACCGTATCGCCAGGCGGCAGGGCCACACAGATCTGGCGTGCGACTCCGGCGGCAGCGACGCCCCGGAGGGCATGGGTGAGGATGGCGTCACTCCCCAGCGGCACGCGCGCCTTGGGCATGCCGTAACCCAGCCGCTCACCGGAACCTGCGGCCACAATGACGACGGCGGTGACGGGGCGGGGAAGTCCGTTATTCATGCGGTCCAGCCTACGTGCCTGCCTGCCCGGCGTGCCGAACCCCACCCGCGCGACGCGCCTGCCGCTGCGGACTGAACCGAAAAAGGGCAAAAAGAAACCCCGGAGGCACTTGCGTACCCCCGGGGCTCAATTCTTAGGAAGCCAGGACCTCGTCGAGAACGCTTGCAGCCTTCTCTTCATCAGTCTTTTCAGCCAGTGCAAGTTCTGAAATCAGAATCTGACGGGCCTTGGCCAGCATGCGCTTCTCACCTGCGGAAAGGCCCCGATCGTGATCACGGCGCCAGAGGTCGCGAACAACCTCTGCTACCTTGATGACGTCACCGGAAGCAAGCTTCTCCAGATTTGCCTTGTATCTGCGCGACCAGTTGGTGGGTTCTTCAGTGAACTCAGCCCGGAGAACATCAAATACGTGCTCCAGACCTTCCTTGCCCACTACGTCACGGACCCCAACAAGGTCAACGTTCTCTGCTGGAACTTCAATGGTCAGATCACCCTGAGCCACCTTGAGCTTGAGATACATTTTCTCTTCGCCCTTGACAGTGCGCATCTTGATTTCTTCAATTTTTGCAGCACCGTGGTGAGGGTAAACTACTGTCTCGCCGACCTCAAATACCATGTGGACATTCCCCTTTCCCGCAGACCAGTTTATCACGATTCAGGCATATGACTGGCCTCGAACCGGCCCCGGAACCCCGGAAATACGCGGAAAATGGGCAGAATAGACCCCCTTCGCCCCCTTGACGAATGCAGATAATAGTGCATGCGCGGCCTGCTGCCAAGGGCAATATGACCGTGCGGAATCCTCGTTTGGGCCGGTTTGCCGCTAGGCTATGGCTGAATAATGTTTCAAGACTCTCGAGGAGTACGTGACGTGCGTTTCACTGCGATGAACCGGGCCCAGGGCGGCAAACTGGCACTGGCGGCAGGTTCCCTGGCCCTCGCCCTGGCGACGATGACCGGCTGTGGCTACATCAACCCCCAGCAGACTTCTCACCAGTACGCGGCGTCGGACGGTATCCGCGCCGACCTGGGTCCGCTGCAGCTGCGCAACATGCTGATTGTCTCCGCCGGCGCAGACAAGCCCGGCCGCCTGCTCGGCGCCGTTTACAACTCCTCTTCGCAGGACGTCAAGCTCACCCTCAACGGGGCTGAGGGTTCACAGACGCAGGTGCCGGTGAAAGCCAACTCCTACACCCTGCTCAACGACTCCACGGATGAAGCCATCCTCAGCACGAGCGGCGGCATCGCCGGCTCCCTCGTCGATGTGAAGATCACCGAAGACGGCACCAACGTGAGCAAGACTGTCCGCGTGCCTGTCCTGGATGGTTCCCTCGCGGAGTACAAGGAGTACCTGCCGGCCGGCAGCGAACCGACCGGATCCGCCACACCCAGTCCGTCGCCGTCGGCCACCGGCACTGGTGCGGCCCACTAAGCAGCAGCAAAGCACAAAAGGAGGGGCTCCCCGCGGGGAGCCCCTCCTTTTTGTGCACTTGAACTCTGGTGCGCCTGATGCCCGGCGTGCCATACGGCGGAGAGGCCTACGGCTCGAACTTGTAGCCCAGGCCGCGGACGGTTACCAGGAAACGCGGTATGGACGGGTCGGGCTCGATCTTGCCGCGCAGCCGCTTGACATGCACGTCCAGGGTTTTGGTGTCCCCCACGTAGTCCGAACCCCAGACCCGGTCGATCAGCTGGCCGCGGGTGAGTACGCGGCCAGAGTTGCGCAGCAGCATTTCCAGCAACTCGAACTCCTTCAGCGGCAAGAGGACCTGCTGGCCATCCACGCTGACCACATGCCGTTCGATGTCCATCCGGACAGGGCCGGCCTGGACTGTGGCCGAGATCAGTTCCTCAGGTTCACCTTGCCGGCGGAGTACGGCTCGGACGCGGGCCACCAGCTCGCGGGAGGAGTAGGGCTTGGTGACGTAGTCATCAGCGCCAAGCTCCAGGCCAACCACCTTGTCAATCTCGGAGTCCTTGGCCGTCAGCATGATGACCGGAACGCTGGAGCGCTGCCGCAGCTGGCGGCAGACCTCAGTGCCCGACAGGCCGGGGAGCTGCAGGTCCAGCAGCACCAGATCCGCCCCGTTCCGGTCGAATTCGGTGATGGCGTCGA
It encodes:
- a CDS encoding CarD family transcriptional regulator; protein product: MVFEVGETVVYPHHGAAKIEEIKMRTVKGEEKMYLKLKVAQGDLTIEVPAENVDLVGVRDVVGKEGLEHVFDVLRAEFTEEPTNWSRRYKANLEKLASGDVIKVAEVVRDLWRRDHDRGLSAGEKRMLAKARQILISELALAEKTDEEKAASVLDEVLAS
- a CDS encoding response regulator transcription factor translates to MSRILIVEDEESFSDPLSYLLGKEGFEVEVVDNGLDAITEFDRNGADLVLLDLQLPGLSGTEVCRQLRQRSSVPVIMLTAKDSEIDKVVGLELGADDYVTKPYSSRELVARVRAVLRRQGEPEELISATVQAGPVRMDIERHVVSVDGQQVLLPLKEFELLEMLLRNSGRVLTRGQLIDRVWGSDYVGDTKTLDVHVKRLRGKIEPDPSIPRFLVTVRGLGYKFEP
- the ispD gene encoding 2-C-methyl-D-erythritol 4-phosphate cytidylyltransferase, whose amino-acid sequence is MNNGLPRPVTAVVIVAAGSGERLGYGMPKARVPLGSDAILTHALRGVAAAGVARQICVALPPGDTVLQELCAAFAEELRAGHDDNQENPLPVLTTVDGGATRAASVRSALAALLDGTEAVLVHDAARALTPEYVFHRVVDSLAAGAVAVIPAVPVVDTVKMVTPTTGDDSSIAPELVTGTAPREELRSVQTPQGFRLSTLIQAHQAAADFDEKQAAAVTDDAMLVELLGVPVHAVHGSTQSLKITTPLDLIIAEGLLEGPLGIRWVEG